A region of Thermococcus piezophilus DNA encodes the following proteins:
- a CDS encoding Nif3-like dinuclear metal center hexameric protein, which produces MVARDEIVTFLNEYLNINAFPDKSNNGLQVEGTEEVERIAFTVDTTLKTIERAAKARADMMIVHHGMIWGGIDYVTGVTYRRLKALFDAGISLYVAHVPLDAHPEVGNNVQLLQLLGLEPKEPFGEYGGVTIGYIGEFEETKPVEEVAQVLAEKLDTTVKTYEFGAREVRRVGAITGAGGFALEEAKRKNLDLFVLGEFTHANYLTAMDLGISIAVAGHYKTETLGVKALMELIRERFGLDVFFIDEPTGL; this is translated from the coding sequence ATGGTCGCGCGGGACGAGATAGTCACATTTCTCAACGAATACCTCAACATTAACGCCTTCCCGGACAAGTCAAATAACGGTCTCCAAGTGGAGGGAACGGAGGAAGTTGAGAGGATAGCCTTCACCGTCGACACGACACTCAAGACGATAGAGAGAGCTGCCAAAGCCAGAGCCGACATGATGATAGTCCACCACGGCATGATATGGGGTGGCATAGACTACGTGACTGGAGTGACGTACCGCAGGCTTAAGGCGCTCTTCGATGCTGGCATAAGCCTCTACGTCGCCCACGTGCCTTTAGATGCCCACCCTGAGGTCGGAAACAACGTCCAACTACTCCAACTTCTCGGGCTTGAACCGAAGGAGCCCTTCGGCGAGTACGGAGGGGTCACGATAGGTTATATCGGGGAGTTTGAGGAGACAAAGCCGGTGGAGGAAGTGGCACAGGTTCTCGCAGAGAAGCTGGACACGACAGTTAAGACCTACGAGTTCGGAGCGAGGGAGGTAAGGCGCGTCGGGGCGATAACAGGAGCCGGCGGCTTTGCCTTGGAGGAAGCAAAGAGGAAAAACCTCGACCTATTCGTTCTCGGAGAGTTTACACACGCCAACTATTTGACGGCGATGGACTTAGGGATAAGCATCGCGGTTGCGGGCCACTACAAGACCGAGACGCTCGGCGTTAAGGCGCTGATGGAGCTCATCAGAGAGCGCTTTGGGCTGGACGTTTTCTTCATAGACGAGCCAACTGGACTTTGA
- the hisS gene encoding histidine--tRNA ligase, which translates to MRIEKVKGTRDLLPEEMAKRRWVFERIRGVFERYNFHEILTPTFEYTALFQLRSGEEVVEQLYAFEDKGGRNLSLRPDMTSSVARLFVNQFQNAPKPVKWYYIANMFRYEEPQSGRYREFWQAGVELIGSDKVEADAEVIALLVESYLATGLREFTVNIGDRILLDEFAKMLGVSDDVGLMRLIDKKDKRSREDFIGSLGEFGLSDEGIEKVLALIEIKGKPDEVLPNAEELFTSDKAGKEIKRLYELVELLKAYGVYDFILIDIGIARGFDYYTSVVFEAIAPNDLGIGSIGGGGRYDNLIEVFGGKPTPATGFAIGIERLIPILESKGLIPEPKLRPDVYVIPIGKELELRAKAIEITQSLRKKGITADYDLMGRKLKKALDYAGRLDVPIVVLVGKKDLAEGRVTVRDMVTGEQIAVKIERVPEELSRLLRR; encoded by the coding sequence ATGAGAATTGAGAAGGTAAAGGGAACGCGAGATCTTTTGCCGGAGGAGATGGCGAAGAGGAGATGGGTCTTTGAGAGGATAAGGGGAGTCTTCGAGCGCTACAACTTTCACGAGATACTCACACCGACCTTCGAATACACCGCTCTCTTTCAGCTGAGGAGCGGTGAGGAGGTTGTGGAGCAGCTCTACGCCTTCGAGGACAAGGGCGGTAGGAACCTCTCACTGAGGCCTGACATGACGTCGAGCGTAGCGCGCTTATTCGTCAACCAGTTCCAGAACGCACCAAAGCCTGTGAAGTGGTACTACATCGCCAACATGTTCAGGTATGAAGAACCTCAGAGCGGCCGCTACAGGGAGTTCTGGCAGGCTGGAGTCGAGCTCATCGGTAGCGACAAGGTCGAGGCCGACGCTGAGGTCATAGCCCTCCTCGTCGAGAGCTACCTCGCGACAGGCCTCAGGGAGTTCACCGTCAACATCGGCGACCGCATTCTGCTCGACGAGTTCGCGAAGATGCTTGGCGTTAGCGATGACGTTGGTCTGATGAGGCTTATCGACAAGAAGGACAAGAGGAGCAGGGAAGACTTCATAGGGTCCCTGGGAGAGTTCGGTCTAAGCGACGAAGGTATTGAGAAGGTTCTGGCGCTGATAGAGATAAAAGGAAAGCCTGATGAGGTTCTCCCGAACGCGGAGGAGCTCTTCACGAGCGATAAGGCGGGGAAGGAAATAAAGCGCCTCTACGAGCTTGTGGAGCTCCTCAAGGCTTACGGCGTCTACGACTTCATACTCATAGATATCGGCATAGCCAGGGGCTTCGACTACTACACGAGCGTCGTCTTTGAGGCGATAGCGCCGAATGACCTCGGGATAGGCTCGATAGGTGGCGGCGGCCGCTACGACAACCTTATAGAGGTCTTCGGCGGAAAGCCAACTCCAGCGACGGGCTTTGCCATCGGAATAGAGCGCCTCATACCAATCCTCGAAAGCAAGGGCCTGATTCCAGAGCCGAAGCTCCGGCCAGACGTCTACGTGATTCCAATCGGGAAAGAGCTTGAGCTCAGGGCGAAGGCCATTGAAATAACTCAGAGCCTTAGGAAGAAAGGCATCACGGCCGACTACGACCTCATGGGCAGGAAGCTCAAGAAGGCTCTAGACTATGCGGGAAGGCTCGATGTGCCGATAGTTGTCCTCGTTGGAAAGAAGGATCTCGCGGAGGGCAGGGTAACGGTCAGGGACATGGTCACGGGCGAGCAGATAGCTGTTAAAATTGAAAGGGTCCCGGAAGAGCTCTCACGGCTTCTCAGGAGGTAG
- a CDS encoding phospholipase D-like domain-containing protein: protein MVVRVKKALVFLLIITVLSAGCLGGTQTVTTTVTEIQNHTLTETVSETHTEVKVIEPEINVTELTENLSLCVSKLSELNSTLAKKEEELSSLKAKYESCLIQQALGNGAGFEILLDNEYYYEVLNAINNAGESIYIMMFSMKYDPADSFDWANDLIRALAEAEKRGVSVHVLLEDSSDINRAAYDYLKANGVDVSFDSPETTLHAKVVVIDGKIVFLGSHNWSESALYWNHEVSIKIVSEDLAKSLINYFRSIR, encoded by the coding sequence ATGGTGGTACGCGTGAAGAAAGCTCTGGTATTTCTGCTCATCATAACTGTTCTATCAGCGGGCTGTCTTGGTGGAACTCAAACCGTGACAACCACCGTAACTGAAATCCAGAACCACACACTCACCGAAACCGTATCCGAAACCCATACCGAGGTGAAAGTGATAGAACCTGAAATCAACGTCACCGAGCTGACCGAGAATCTTAGCTTGTGCGTCTCAAAGCTCTCCGAGCTCAACTCCACACTGGCCAAGAAGGAGGAAGAACTCAGCTCGTTGAAGGCCAAATACGAGAGCTGTCTGATTCAGCAGGCTCTTGGAAACGGGGCAGGTTTTGAAATACTCCTCGATAATGAATACTACTATGAGGTTCTCAACGCCATAAACAACGCCGGTGAGAGCATCTACATAATGATGTTCTCCATGAAGTACGACCCCGCGGACAGCTTCGACTGGGCAAACGACCTCATAAGAGCCCTGGCGGAGGCCGAAAAGAGGGGAGTCAGCGTTCATGTCCTTCTCGAGGACTCCTCGGACATCAACCGGGCCGCCTACGATTACCTGAAAGCCAACGGCGTAGACGTTTCTTTTGACTCGCCCGAAACGACGCTTCACGCTAAGGTGGTGGTGATAGACGGGAAAATAGTCTTCCTCGGGAGTCACAACTGGAGCGAGAGCGCCCTCTACTGGAACCACGAGGTCAGCATCAAGATAGTCTCCGAAGATCTCGCCAAGAGCCTGATTAACTACTTCCGGAGCATCCGCTAA
- a CDS encoding MarC family protein, giving the protein MSEFTAILSSALFMLIMIDPSDKVLLVSLLREDFHIEDIRALIIRANLIGFLLLFLFAVSGQIILQQIFHIDLNALRVAGGFVLFKIGLEALESGGMITLKKEKNILALAAVPVATPLIAGPAAITTAITLTAERGIYHATAAIFIAILFTALVMCLTLYVIKNISKTTLGVFIRTIGMFTMAIGAQMMVQGVVGIYIMMTAP; this is encoded by the coding sequence ATGAGTGAGTTCACGGCGATACTGAGTTCGGCCCTCTTCATGCTCATCATGATAGACCCGAGCGATAAGGTACTCCTGGTCAGTCTGCTGCGTGAAGACTTCCACATAGAGGATATAAGAGCCCTAATCATTAGGGCCAACCTCATAGGATTTCTTCTCCTCTTCCTATTCGCGGTTTCCGGCCAGATAATCCTCCAGCAGATTTTCCACATAGACCTCAACGCCCTCCGTGTCGCTGGAGGCTTTGTTCTCTTCAAGATAGGTCTTGAGGCCCTTGAGAGCGGTGGAATGATAACCCTCAAGAAGGAGAAAAACATCCTTGCTCTGGCTGCCGTACCTGTGGCCACCCCGTTGATAGCCGGCCCAGCGGCTATAACAACGGCAATAACCCTCACAGCCGAGAGGGGAATCTACCACGCCACCGCTGCTATATTCATTGCTATACTCTTTACAGCCCTCGTGATGTGCCTTACCCTATACGTTATCAAGAACATCAGCAAAACAACGCTCGGTGTCTTCATCAGGACAATCGGTATGTTCACGATGGCCATTGGAGCGCAGATGATGGTTCAGGGTGTGGTGGGGATATACATCATGATGACCGCCCCCTGA
- the alaS gene encoding alanine--tRNA ligase — MSMDMTTRMFKEEGWMRKTCKVCGKPFWTLDPDRETCGDPPCDEYEFIGKPGIPKKYTLDEMREKFLSFFEKHGHGRVKRYPILPRWRDDVLLVGASIMDFQPWVISGEADPPANPLTISQPSIRFTDIDNVGITGRHFTIFEMMAHHAFNYPGKPIYWMDETVELAFKFFTKELGMKAEDITFKENPWAGGGNAGPAFEVLYRGLEVATLVFMQYKKAPKNADPSRVVEIKGDKYVPMETRVVDTGYGLERLVWMSHGTPTAYDAVLGYVVEPLKRMAGIERIDERILIENSRLAGMFDIEDMGDLKALRQEVAKRVGISMEELERSIRPYELIYAIADHTKALTFMLADGVIPSNVKAGYLVRLLIRKSIRHLRELGLEVPLTEIVAMHIKELSPTYPEFKEMEDVILDIINVEEKRYFDTLRRGSDLVKREIEKLKKKGIEELPLERLLLFYESHGLTPEIVAEIAEREGIKVHIPDNFYTLVAKEAERQTKKEEKKVEIVDFELVKDLPDTRTLYYEDPFMREFEAKVLKVINDWVILDQTAFYPEGGGQPYDTGELNGVKVLEVQKVGKVILHRVERPEEFKEGMTVHGKLDWTRRIQHMRHHTGTHVLMGALVRVLGKHVWQAGSQLHTDWARLDISHYKRITEEELREIERLANRIVMENRRVAWEWLPRTEAEMKYGFRLYQGGVVPGRIIRVLRIEDWDVQACGGTHLPNTCLVGPIKILRTERIQDGVERIIFAAGEAAVNWMQETERILKRTSEVFRVPPEKLPETAGRFFNEWKEARKEVEKLRKELAKLLVYELEDRIERVGEVEFIGAVVEGTMDDLRETANKLRKDKRVVLLISREGHFVVAVGDGLDLKAGELAKVITSVAGGGGGGRKELAQGRIKNPLKAEEAIAEVKKRLG; from the coding sequence ATGAGCATGGACATGACCACGAGAATGTTCAAGGAAGAGGGGTGGATGAGGAAAACCTGTAAAGTCTGCGGAAAACCCTTCTGGACGCTCGACCCCGATAGAGAAACCTGCGGGGACCCGCCGTGTGATGAGTATGAGTTCATCGGAAAGCCTGGTATTCCTAAGAAGTACACCCTCGACGAGATGCGAGAGAAGTTCCTGAGCTTCTTTGAGAAGCACGGTCACGGCAGGGTGAAGCGCTATCCCATTCTGCCGAGATGGAGAGACGACGTTCTCCTCGTTGGTGCTTCAATTATGGACTTCCAGCCCTGGGTCATAAGCGGTGAAGCCGATCCTCCGGCCAATCCGCTCACCATCTCACAGCCCTCAATAAGGTTTACGGACATAGACAACGTCGGAATAACCGGCAGGCACTTCACGATATTCGAAATGATGGCTCACCACGCCTTCAACTATCCTGGCAAGCCGATATACTGGATGGACGAGACCGTTGAGCTGGCCTTTAAGTTCTTCACCAAGGAGCTCGGCATGAAGGCCGAGGACATAACCTTCAAGGAGAACCCCTGGGCCGGCGGTGGAAACGCCGGACCGGCTTTCGAGGTCCTCTACCGAGGCCTTGAGGTTGCTACCCTCGTGTTCATGCAGTACAAGAAGGCCCCAAAGAACGCGGATCCGAGCCGGGTGGTCGAGATAAAGGGCGACAAGTACGTCCCCATGGAGACGAGAGTAGTTGATACCGGCTATGGCCTCGAGCGCTTAGTCTGGATGAGTCACGGTACTCCTACAGCTTATGACGCTGTCCTCGGTTACGTCGTCGAGCCTCTCAAGAGGATGGCGGGGATAGAGAGGATAGACGAGAGAATCCTGATAGAGAACTCTCGTTTAGCCGGAATGTTCGACATCGAGGATATGGGCGACCTCAAGGCCCTTCGTCAAGAAGTCGCCAAGCGCGTTGGAATAAGCATGGAAGAGCTCGAGAGATCAATAAGGCCCTACGAGCTCATCTACGCCATAGCTGATCACACCAAGGCTCTCACCTTCATGCTGGCGGATGGGGTTATTCCCTCGAACGTCAAGGCCGGCTATTTGGTTAGACTCCTCATAAGGAAGAGCATAAGGCACCTCCGCGAGCTCGGTCTAGAGGTTCCGCTGACGGAGATAGTCGCCATGCACATAAAGGAGCTCTCCCCGACCTACCCCGAGTTCAAAGAGATGGAGGACGTCATCCTCGACATCATAAATGTCGAGGAGAAGCGCTACTTTGATACCCTCAGGCGCGGAAGCGACCTCGTGAAGAGGGAGATAGAGAAGCTCAAGAAAAAGGGAATAGAGGAGCTCCCACTGGAGAGGCTCTTACTGTTCTATGAAAGCCACGGGCTTACGCCAGAGATAGTCGCCGAGATAGCCGAAAGAGAAGGCATCAAGGTTCACATTCCGGACAACTTCTACACCCTCGTCGCCAAAGAGGCCGAGAGGCAGACTAAGAAAGAGGAGAAGAAGGTTGAGATAGTCGACTTCGAGCTCGTTAAGGACCTCCCGGACACGAGGACACTCTACTACGAGGATCCCTTCATGAGGGAGTTCGAGGCAAAGGTTCTGAAGGTCATCAACGATTGGGTCATTTTGGACCAGACGGCATTCTATCCAGAGGGCGGCGGACAGCCCTACGATACGGGTGAGCTCAATGGCGTTAAGGTTCTTGAGGTTCAGAAGGTCGGCAAGGTAATCCTTCACCGCGTTGAGAGGCCTGAGGAGTTCAAGGAGGGCATGACTGTCCATGGAAAGCTCGACTGGACTAGGAGGATACAGCACATGCGCCACCACACGGGAACCCACGTCCTCATGGGTGCCCTGGTTAGGGTTCTCGGAAAGCACGTCTGGCAGGCTGGTTCTCAGCTTCATACCGACTGGGCCAGGCTGGACATATCCCACTACAAGCGCATAACCGAGGAGGAGCTCAGGGAGATAGAGAGGCTCGCCAATAGGATAGTTATGGAGAACAGAAGGGTAGCCTGGGAGTGGCTTCCAAGGACTGAAGCCGAGATGAAGTACGGCTTCAGGCTCTATCAGGGCGGAGTTGTGCCGGGCAGGATTATCAGGGTGCTCAGGATAGAGGACTGGGATGTCCAGGCCTGTGGTGGAACCCACCTGCCGAACACCTGCCTTGTAGGTCCGATTAAAATCCTGAGAACCGAGCGCATACAGGACGGTGTTGAGAGGATAATCTTCGCCGCGGGAGAGGCCGCCGTAAACTGGATGCAAGAAACTGAGAGAATCCTCAAGAGAACAAGTGAGGTCTTCCGCGTCCCGCCCGAGAAGTTGCCAGAGACTGCCGGGAGATTCTTCAACGAGTGGAAGGAGGCAAGGAAGGAAGTTGAGAAGCTCAGGAAGGAGCTGGCGAAGCTCCTCGTTTACGAACTTGAGGACAGAATCGAGAGGGTCGGGGAAGTTGAGTTCATTGGCGCAGTCGTTGAGGGAACCATGGACGACCTCCGCGAGACGGCAAACAAGCTCAGGAAGGATAAGAGAGTTGTCCTCCTCATCAGCAGGGAGGGTCACTTCGTCGTTGCCGTTGGCGATGGCCTCGACCTTAAGGCCGGCGAGCTTGCGAAGGTGATAACAAGCGTTGCCGGCGGTGGTGGGGGTGGAAGAAAGGAGCTCGCCCAGGGCAGGATAAAGAACCCCCTGAAGGCCGAGGAGGCTATAGCCGAGGTGAAGAAGCGCCTCGGCTGA